The sequence GCGGACCTAAGGAATTTATGAGAATGTTGTATCATGCTATTACAGCCTGGGGAGTGCCGCAGGAACGAATTCATTTTGAGTTCTTTGGACCTACTACTGAAATTACGGAGTAATTGATGCGATATTTGAACATCTTATAGAAACTTTCCGGCATAAGGCAAAAGTTTTATGTCGGAAAGCTCAAAACAGTTTTTGTACATATCAGTAATGTTAAAAACTAAGGGTGTATAGTTGTTCTTCTGTTCTAAGTTATCCTCAACTTAAGATCACCATCATGAAAAAAGAAACTCAAAATACTTCAGATTCACCCCAAGAGCTCAATGGTCCTCTGCTTAGCTCTAATTTTCCATTTTTATTTGTACTTGTTCTCTGATAACTCTTTTTTCAGAAATCTTCCTCTGGCATCAGGCAGATACTTGAGCAGCCACAGCCCGGTAAAGAAGAGGAGAAGGGAACCGATGAAAGCAGCAATGGCAAGATCCTGGTTTTCATCCAGGGCATTGTTGAGGGCACTATAGAGGAGCCATATCTGTATGCTGAGAATGCCTATTAATAACATGATAATACCCAGCATCAAGGTATTAGTTTTATTGGGATGGCTCTGGTTTTGGGTAACTCTGAAACTGCTCATAACTTTTTTGTTTAGCTTATTGTATCTTTAAACGCAGTCACATACACTTTCTCATTCCGTACGACCACACTTAACTGCGGAAGGGCACGGGGTGGGGGACCTTGCAGTACTTCGCCGGTATCAGCACTGAACCAACCGTTGTGGCAGGGGCATTCAATTTTCTTAACCTCATCGCGATACACTACTGCGCAGGAAAGATGAGTGCATTTCTGCTCAAAGGCACGCCATTCCCCTTCTGCTAAATGGATTAAAATATAGGGAATTTCTTTAGTACCCTTGATGGCAAACATCGTCATGCCTCCAACCGGCACCTCTGAAGTATTACATACAAGATGTTCTCCTTCCAGTTCCTTATCGGGGTAGGCAAAAGAACTTAGTACGACATAGCCATTGCCCAGCGCCAGCCCCCCTGAAAGGAGGCAAAGAAACTTGGCAAATTCACGGCGCGTAACATGCGTTGCTTCATCCTGACGTATGGGAAAGTCTCCCTTCCAGTTTGGCGGATTCTTTTCTTTGGGTTCGTAAGCCATCGGTCAATTATCTTAATGTACTTTTAGTTCTTTACTTCCTTTTGGCATCATCACATTCACTTTGGTATGCACTGTTTGCGCACCAAATTTAAAGGTATTGACAGGATCACTATTCGGACGTTTCTTCCGCATCTCTTCCCGCGTTCCATAATACAAGGCTCCGCTGGGACACACAGTTGCACACATAGGTTTTTTTCCTACACTGGTGCGGTCATAGCAAAGGTTGCACTTCATCATAAGCTCGGCTGCTTCCATCTTTTTAGGTACACCAAAAGGACATGCCATTACGCAATTGGAACAACCAATACAGCGGGAAGTGTTAGCTGAATGAACTACTCCATTGCTGTCTTTTGAAATGGCATCAGCAGGGCACACATTAGCGCAGGCAGGATCTTCGCAATGCATACAGACCTGCACAGTAGTTTGTACAGAATGCGCTCTGTCTACATAATTTACGTGGATCATGGTTTCCTGCCCGTTGGTTTCACATTCGGCACAAGCCGTTTCACAGGCATGGCAACTAATGCAGCGCTGCATATCCACAAAAAATTCCATGTCCTGATCAAAATTCTTCTCTGGTTCTGCCATAAGTCTATTCTGTATATAATTGAAAAAATATTAAACACTCTGGTAAGCATCAGATTCAGATACTGGTGGCGCTTTTCGTCCTAAGGGAATCAGCTTACAGGCACACACCTTAAATTCAGGAATCTTTGAGATTGGATCAAGATTTCCTATGGTTAGCTGGTTGGCTGATTTGCTTCCGCCCCAGTGATAGGGGATAAAAACAGTGTCGGACCGTATGGTGGTTACTACTTGTGCCGGAAACTCTGCTTCCCCTCTTCGGGTGACTACCTTTACCAGGTCACGGTCCTGGATACCAAATTGCTGGGCAAGGCTCGGGTGGATTTCCAATAGGGGTTCAGGGTATTGATCAAGCAGTTTTCCAATGCGACGTGTTTGAGTACCACTCAGGTACTGTGAGACAACCCTTCCTGTGGTAAGGACTACAGGGTATTCTTTATCAGTAGGTTCGCCCGGATCACGGTAAGGTGCCGGATTGAAATGCGCTTTTCCGTCGGGAGTAGCAAATTTCCTGTCTTCCCACAGTCTTGGGGTACCGGGATGGTCCAGGCTAGGACAGGGCCAGAAAACCCCATAGTTTTTCACAATTCTCTCATAAGTGATTCCATAATAATCCGCTGTCCCCCCTTTGGAAGCTACCCTGAGTTCATTAAAAATCGCCTCACTGTTTTTAAAAGCGAATTTATCGCCAGCGCCCAGGCGTGCCGCTAGTTCTTTTAATATAGAAGCATCGGTACGTGCATCTCCAGGTGGAGTTACTGCTGCATTGATTTTTATCACCCGGCCTTCGGCCGAGGTAACGGTCCCTTCTTCCTCTTCATGTAGGGCACCCGACAGTACTACATTGGCATGCCGTGCAGTTTCATTCAAAAAGAAATCAATGGCTACATAATACTCCAGCTTTTCCAGTGCCTCACGCACCATATTATTATTTGGTAAAGAAACCACCGGATTAAAACAGATTGATATTAAGCCCTTAATTTCACCTCTGTGAATGGCCTCCAGAATTTCATAAGCTGTAAGTCCTTTGCCGGGCATATCTTTCTCATCAATGCCCCAAACGTCTGCGATATATTTACGATGTTCCGGGTTGGTAATATCGCGGTTACCGGGGAGTTGGTCACATTTATGCCCGTGTTCACGCCCTCCCTGTCCATTTCCCTGACCGGTAATGGTGCCATACCCGCAATAAGGTTTACCAATTCTACCGGTAGCCAATACCAGATTGATACACCCTAACACATTGTCAACGCCTTTGGAGTGGTGCTCTATCCCTCGGGCATGCATCATAAAGCTGGTTTTAGCCTGGCCCCACATAGCTGCGGCCTGCTTAATACTTTCTGCAGGTATGCCCGTTACTTTTTCAGCCCACTCAAGACTATAGTCTTTTACGGCGGCAATAGTTGCATCAAACCCACTGGTATGTTGATTAATAAAATCATGATCCAGCCAGTCATTTTCTACCAGTTGCTGTAACATAGCGCCATATAAAGCCGAGTCAGTACCCGGACGTACGGGCAGATGCAGATCGGCAGTGCGGGCCACAGGAGTTACCCGAGGATCTACGACGATAAGTTTGGCGCCATTGTCACGGGCTTCCCAAATATAATGGATCAGGGTAGGAAAAGTCTCACTGACGTTTGACCCGCAGATCATGATCACTTCCGCGTGTTTTAAATCAACCCAACTGTTAGAGATGCGGTCCAGACCGAAGGCTTTTTTGTTGCCTGCTCCAGCGCTTACCATACATAGTCGGCCGTTATAATCAAGGTTGGCTGTTTTAAGTGCTACTCGGGCAAACTTACCGACCATATAACTCAACTCATTGGTGAGCGACACACCTGAGAGCATGGCAAAAGCATCATTTCCATAAGTACTCTGGATACGTTTGATTTCGGTGACCGTTCTGCTCATGGCTGTTTCCCAGTCCACTGCTTTAAAACCTTCACTTTCTACTCGCTCAAGGGGAGACAGCAGGCGGTCAGCATGGTTATTCTGTAGATAGCGAGCGACTCCCTTAGGGCACATACGGCCTTCGTTGAAAGGGAATTCCATCCAGGGTTCAAAACCCACTACAGCATTGTCTTTTACTTTTAACTGTAAACCGCACTGCATTCCGCAAAAACAGCAATGTGTTTTTACCAGCTTATCGGGATCGGCGTGGCCATGGAAGCCCTGTTTGGGAGCATAGGCCTTATGAGGGCCATAGTTTTCTATTATTTTATCAACCGAAATCGGTAGCTTTGCCATACTCTTAGTTTTTAGTAGTAAGTATTATCCAAAGAATTTTCCCTGCTGATTACGGGCCGCCAGATGTGCTTTTGCAAGTGCTGACCGCTTCCCTTCCGGGCTGTAATCAAGGTGGCTGCTTCCGTTCTCCAAATCAAAATTGAAATCTAATTCTTTGGTTACTTTTTTAAGATCGTTGATATGAAGTTGCGTTGCGAACTCCTCACCGGTATGAGGGCATACTGCCATGCCCTGTTTTTCTCCTTCTCTTCGGTATACGTTGCTGCCCAACTGAGCAGGGCGCTGGAAAATGTGAAAAAATTTACCAAAAGGAATCCACACCAGAAATAAAATTACCGTAATGGCATGTGTAACTGACATAAACTCAAACGTTTTGCCCTGCATGAAGGAGTAATCAAAAGTTAGCCCCAAACCTGTAACAGAAATTGCCAGCAGTAAAACCAGTGGTAGCCAATCGTCTTGGAAAGATTGCGTAGCAATAAGCCCTCCATGGGTTAGGCGGCGGCGCATCATCATAATAGCACCAATAATCACGAACAAAGAGCACCAGTTAAGGATGTGAAAAGCGTTAAAAGCAACAAATCCGCCCAATGTAAATTCAGAAACAGGAAAGCCAAACAAATGTGCTTCATAGATATTGATAGCATCCGGCTTAAGCGTAAAATGTATCCAGCCAAAGGTGAGAGGAATGGTTACTAGGAAGGCCAGCATGCAGCCGGTAGCCAGCAGAAAGTGTCCTACCCAGCGGGTTCTTCCCCGCGGATATATAAAACGCTGAAACAGAATGTTTTTGACAAACTGGCTAATGACAAATCCGGTATAAGGAATAAACCTTTTGCTAAACACAAATTGCCAGGTCCGTTGCCAGTAAAGCCTGGTCGGTGGGCGTTGTAGCCATACAGAATAGCGGTAGACAATGCCAAAAATGGCAAATATAGTCCCAAACAGGTAGGCTATAAGGGCAGCATCAAAGTTTTGCAGGTCCCGGGAGCCAACATACACCAGCACAATGACCAGAATCATGGCGAGGGTAGCATTCAGTAAAGCCTTTCTGTTTAGCGTTGCAAATATTTTGAACATATGGCCGGTTGGTTTAAACAGTCATTATTAAAAAAATCCCTGAAAGTTAAAGCTCAGGGCTTGTCATCATTTTATGTATTCAGTAATTAAAAAATTAGTAATTTTACTTATTGATGATAGCTTATATTTGCGAATAATTAAATTAATGAATATAAACTGAATCACAAAATCCATGATCTGAGAATCAATAACAGCTGCAATAACTTTTTTTAAACTTCCATTTCAAATGATTAATACCATCTTTTTGGCTGATTAATATTAGAAAAGTGCCCTTAGTAAGGTGCGTTATTGCATCAAGACATTCTACAAGAAGTTACTCAACATAAACAGGATAAATGAATGTTATGAAGATATTTTCTCTACTCAAAGCAGAGGTTAAAAGCTTGTTTCCAGCATACTTTGCTTTGGTGATGTCAACAGGTATTGTTTCCATTGCAGCTCATCTTTTGGACTTCCCTGCCATCAGCGATATTCTTTTCTGGATTAATAATGTAGCCTTTGTTGTGTTGTTGTGCATGTTGCTATTACGCATACTATTTTTCTTCCCCTCTTTTATGGAAGACTTTGATTCGCACGCAAAAGGAGCTGGTTTTTTTACGCTGGTGGCGGCTTCCTGCATTTTAGGAGTACAATACATTCTTTTGAGAGATATGTATGGACCGGCTATTATTCTATGGTTTTTTTCTTTGATTCTATGGGTGGTTTTGATTTATTCTTTTTTTGTACTCATTACGGTAAAAAAGGTAAAACCTCCCCTGGAAAAAGGTATCAATGGTATCTGGTTAGTAATTGTGGTTGCTACACAAGCTGTTTCTATACTAGGCACATTACTCTCTGACCAATTACCTTTTCCAGAGGAAAGAGTGCTGTTCTTAACCCTTTCCGGTTTTTTACTAGGCTGTATGTTGTACATCATCCTGATCACGCTGATATTTTACAGGCTCACATTCTTTCCTATGCGGGCAGAAGAATTTGCGCCTCCCTTCTGGATCAATATGGGAGCTGTAGCTATTAGTACTTTGTCTGGCGCGACACTCATATTAACTATTGAAGAGACCACAGGTCTTCTGGAGTTTATTCCTTTTCTTAAGGGTTTTAGCCTTTTCTTCTGGGCTACCGGCACCTGGTGGATACCCATTATCATCATATTAGGTATATGGAGGCATCTCTATAACAAGATTCCGCTTTTTTACCATCCACAATACTGGGGAATGGTGTTCCCCTTAGGCATGTATACGGTATGTACCTGGCGGTTGAGTCAGGCGCTGGAATTGTCTTATTTGCAACTCATACCCACTGGCTTTATTTATGTGGCGCTGATTGCCTGGTTGCTTACTTTTCTTGGCTTATGTATTACTTTGATTAAGGGGTTGGGGCGTTTGAAAACCTAGTAAGAAAACAGATAAGCAACTGACGTTACGCAAATCATTGTGCAAAATGCTAAGAGGAGGGTGTATATCTGCCAGATTTCCGAAATCTGGCAGATCTTGCGTAACATCAGTAAATAACTTAAGATTGATGATTAAGGCTATCCACTTCACTCAATGTCCTGAAGTATTCCAGTATTTGTCTTGCCTGTTCTTCTGTTAAATTCTGGTTAGCCATGGGAGACAGATATTCCTGTAAAAGTTGCTTTGCTATGGGGTCTTCTTTTACCATACCATCCGGGTTAAGTATCATATTCATAATCCATTCAGGACTTCTGCGAGTAGTTACCTCTTTAAGACCTGGTCCTATAAATCGTTCTTCAATTTTGTGACAAGCCGTGCAATAGCTTTCAAAGATTTTCTGTCCCTGCTGGTTCTTCTTCATTTTTGATGATATCAACCTGAGGCATAGTGATTGACCACTCTTTTGCGGAGTAATTCAAAGCCAGCACGACCGTACATCTGCCTTTTGATGAGTTTGAGTCGGTTTACTTGCCCTTCCACTTGACCATTACTCCAATGATAGGTAGCGGCAGCTTCCACGGCTGCATAATCACTTTCTAATCCTGTAGCGAAGTTTTTGAGTGCCGCTATGCCACTATCTTTTGCTTGCAGTATCCAATCTGGCAGTGCTTTGGCATCTTTTTTCTCAAAGATGGTATGAAAACTCAAAGCCATTCCCCTTGCTTTTTTTGCTTGAGGACAAATCTCAAAAAAAAGATTCAGAAAGTTCTGCTCTTCCATATTGATATCTTGCTCTTTCTTGCTGAGTAAGAATTGAACCTTCCTAGGAGTCCAATTTTTCACTTCTAATTCCGGCAAAGGTACGGCATCAGCATCTTTTGGAATATTTTCAAAAAAACGGTAGACACTGCCAAGGCTACCTTGGTAACCCTGTTTTTTTATTTCTCTCCATAGCTGCTTTATATTCCTCTCCCCGTCTTGCCAGCGTTTAGCTAGGTATTCCCTAAAAGGAAGTACTGTTGACTGCTGACTTTTTGGGCGGCTTTTTGCCGGATAATGCTCAAAATTTCTGTATCTATTCACGGTATTGCGGCCAATTTTTAGCTGTCTGGCGATAACTCTACTGGAATAGCCTTGAGCTAAAAGCGATTTTACCTCTTGAAAGACCACAGCCCTCTGAGCTGTTGGAGATAAAAGCGAAACAGCAGGACCAGTGACAGCATCAGGCATAATATCTTCAATCTTTTGTTGTTGTTGCTTTGTAGCTAGTGCTTTAGCTGCCATTCTTAATTCAGCATGCTGTTTTTCCATCATTCTTTTTAATGCATCCCCTAGGTTCTTGAGAAGATGCCACCTGTCAGCAATCTGTATAGCATCAGGGGCACCTTCTTTAGCTCCTTCTGAGTAGCAACTAGCTCTGTCTCGGCTGATGATTTCTACTCCTGGGTGAGTCTTTAGCCAAGTAGCCAGTATTTCAGCTTCACGATCAGGAAGTAGCTCAATAGGTTGTTGCTTTTCTAAGTCAACCAGAATAGTACCGTAAGTCTGCCCCTTTTTTAAAGACCAATCATCTACTCCCAATACCTTTGGAGTAATAAAAGACATAGTTTCAGTAGCCTTCAGGATTCTGATCAATGTTGTATCACTTACAGGCATACCTAGCAAAGAAGCTAAATATGCCCCTGCTTGTCCTCCTAATTGGTATCCAATTTCCTTAAGACGATGTTCCATTCTTCTGGTGCGTCTACTATATACAGGAATAGATCCTAGACGCTCGCAAAAGATTTTTCTACTACAACGCTCATTCATGCAGCGGAAGCGCTTTACATTTAAAATTATAGTAGTCTCTTTTAGAGATAATGGAAGATCAGCTATTTTTCTACAGTAATGGCTGTGAATATGTGATGAAGGAGTCTGGCAAAGAGGGCAGATTCCGCTGTTGATTGCCGTTTTTACCTTTACTTCTAAATTATTGGCGCCAATATTAGCCTCATCCAGTACCAGCCCCTCTTCCCAAGCAAGTATTGACATTAGATCCATATCCGGATAATGCCAACCCAGCTCCTAAAATTCCTGTTGCATCAAAAATGAAGAAGAACCTCCCTGCTGTGCCATTTGTTCATCAATAGTAGACCCAAGCTCAATTTCCTGAATGGGACCTACACCTTTTACCTGCATAGGGTTTGCCAAAGCATCTATCTCCGGAGAAACTGCGCTATCTGCGTTATCTTGGGTTTCGGTATTTTCCTGGTCTGTTGTAGCCTGTTGTTCTTCTGCTCCACCTCCGGTACAAGCTGTAAAAAACAGTGATAGACAGCAGATTAGGAGTAAACACGAGTTCTTAAAAAAAATCAGAGTTTGCATACTTTCTCTATTTGGTTAAAAAAATCAGCAAAAATAGATAGATGATATGTCATTACGCTAAGCTTTCAGCTTTATACCATTTAGTAAGAAGTTAACAGCATCAAAAGAGGATTGTTAAAATGTTGAGCTTTTACATTTTTACTGAAAAAATTATTTGCTCCATTTTTCTTGAATATGATTTGCCTCATAAACGTCCTGCTGACTAGCATTTACTTTAGCAGAAACAAATTGACTGTCGCTAACGCTAACATACCAAAAATATGAAAACCACTAGTTTGTTAATCGTATTATGCCTGCTAAGTCTGTGGCCTGAGCATAGCCATGGACAGGAGCATTGTATGCATGCATCAGCAGGTAATTTTGCCCCCCTGGGTGTGATGGGAAGTCACACGCATAGCAAAGGCTCATGGATGTTCTCCTACCAACTGATGCACATGAATATGCAGGAGAATCGCCTGGGGAGAGAAAATATAGAGAAAGATGCAATTCTTTCTAAGTACATGATGGCACCAACCAATATGACTATGTGGATGCACATGCTGGGAGGCATGTATGCAGTGACTGACAAACTTACCCTGATGGGTATGCTACCTTACGCTAGCAACTACATGGAAATGACAGACCGTATGGGCATGTCATCCAAAATGAGCAGCAGCAGCCTGGGAGATATAAGCCTGACTGCTTTGTATAACTTGTATAAGAGTCACCAGCAAAACCTGCAACTGAACCTGGGGGTTAGTATTCCAAGCGGTAGCATTCATGAATCTACTACGGTAAACTATATGCAGCAAACCAGCGATATGTGCCTGCCGTACATGATGCAGACTGGCTCAGGTACTTTAGACTTTATGCCTGCCATTTCTTATTCTGCTATCCACAGGTCGTTTGTTTATGGAATTAAAGGGCAAGGTCGCTTGCGAACTGGAGAGAATTCAAAATCTTACCGTCTGGGAAACCTGACTTCATTGGATGGTTGGCTTGCTTACCAGCAGAAAAACTGGCTGAGCTACTCACTTCGCTTACAGGCGTTAAAAAAATTGGAAGATAGAAGGCCAGGATGTAGAACTGAATCCAATGATGTCTCCAACCTCTGATGCTCTGAATACCGGAGGCTCTGTAGTGAATGCTTTTATCAGTACGAACTGCACCATCAGGAAAGGGCCTTTTGAAGGACACCGTCTGGCTTTTGAGTATGGAGT comes from Catalinimonas alkaloidigena and encodes:
- a CDS encoding 4Fe-4S dicluster domain-containing protein, translated to MAEPEKNFDQDMEFFVDMQRCISCHACETACAECETNGQETMIHVNYVDRAHSVQTTVQVCMHCEDPACANVCPADAISKDSNGVVHSANTSRCIGCSNCVMACPFGVPKKMEAAELMMKCNLCYDRTSVGKKPMCATVCPSGALYYGTREEMRKKRPNSDPVNTFKFGAQTVHTKVNVMMPKGSKELKVH
- a CDS encoding tellurite resistance/C4-dicarboxylate transporter family protein codes for the protein MKIFSLLKAEVKSLFPAYFALVMSTGIVSIAAHLLDFPAISDILFWINNVAFVVLLCMLLLRILFFFPSFMEDFDSHAKGAGFFTLVAASCILGVQYILLRDMYGPAIILWFFSLILWVVLIYSFFVLITVKKVKPPLEKGINGIWLVIVVATQAVSILGTLLSDQLPFPEERVLFLTLSGFLLGCMLYIILITLIFYRLTFFPMRAEEFAPPFWINMGAVAISTLSGATLILTIEETTGLLEFIPFLKGFSLFFWATGTWWIPIIIILGIWRHLYNKIPLFYHPQYWGMVFPLGMYTVCTWRLSQALELSYLQLIPTGFIYVALIAWLLTFLGLCITLIKGLGRLKT
- a CDS encoding ISL3 family transposase, whose protein sequence is MDLMSILAWEEGLVLDEANIGANNLEVKVKTAINSGICPLCQTPSSHIHSHYCRKIADLPLSLKETTIILNVKRFRCMNERCSRKIFCERLGSIPVYSRRTRRMEHRLKEIGYQLGGQAGAYLASLLGMPVSDTTLIRILKATETMSFITPKVLGVDDWSLKKGQTYGTILVDLEKQQPIELLPDREAEILATWLKTHPGVEIISRDRASCYSEGAKEGAPDAIQIADRWHLLKNLGDALKRMMEKQHAELRMAAKALATKQQQQKIEDIMPDAVTGPAVSLLSPTAQRAVVFQEVKSLLAQGYSSRVIARQLKIGRNTVNRYRNFEHYPAKSRPKSQQSTVLPFREYLAKRWQDGERNIKQLWREIKKQGYQGSLGSVYRFFENIPKDADAVPLPELEVKNWTPRKVQFLLSKKEQDINMEEQNFLNLFFEICPQAKKARGMALSFHTIFEKKDAKALPDWILQAKDSGIAALKNFATGLESDYAAVEAAATYHWSNGQVEGQVNRLKLIKRQMYGRAGFELLRKRVVNHYASG
- a CDS encoding MFS transporter → MFKIFATLNRKALLNATLAMILVIVLVYVGSRDLQNFDAALIAYLFGTIFAIFGIVYRYSVWLQRPPTRLYWQRTWQFVFSKRFIPYTGFVISQFVKNILFQRFIYPRGRTRWVGHFLLATGCMLAFLVTIPLTFGWIHFTLKPDAINIYEAHLFGFPVSEFTLGGFVAFNAFHILNWCSLFVIIGAIMMMRRRLTHGGLIATQSFQDDWLPLVLLLAISVTGLGLTFDYSFMQGKTFEFMSVTHAITVILFLVWIPFGKFFHIFQRPAQLGSNVYRREGEKQGMAVCPHTGEEFATQLHINDLKKVTKELDFNFDLENGSSHLDYSPEGKRSALAKAHLAARNQQGKFFG
- a CDS encoding ubiquinol-cytochrome c reductase iron-sulfur subunit, with amino-acid sequence MAYEPKEKNPPNWKGDFPIRQDEATHVTRREFAKFLCLLSGGLALGNGYVVLSSFAYPDKELEGEHLVCNTSEVPVGGMTMFAIKGTKEIPYILIHLAEGEWRAFEQKCTHLSCAVVYRDEVKKIECPCHNGWFSADTGEVLQGPPPRALPQLSVVVRNEKVYVTAFKDTIS
- a CDS encoding DUF6755 family protein; the protein is MSSFRVTQNQSHPNKTNTLMLGIIMLLIGILSIQIWLLYSALNNALDENQDLAIAAFIGSLLLFFTGLWLLKYLPDARGRFLKKELSENKYK
- a CDS encoding molybdopterin oxidoreductase family protein, yielding MAKLPISVDKIIENYGPHKAYAPKQGFHGHADPDKLVKTHCCFCGMQCGLQLKVKDNAVVGFEPWMEFPFNEGRMCPKGVARYLQNNHADRLLSPLERVESEGFKAVDWETAMSRTVTEIKRIQSTYGNDAFAMLSGVSLTNELSYMVGKFARVALKTANLDYNGRLCMVSAGAGNKKAFGLDRISNSWVDLKHAEVIMICGSNVSETFPTLIHYIWEARDNGAKLIVVDPRVTPVARTADLHLPVRPGTDSALYGAMLQQLVENDWLDHDFINQHTSGFDATIAAVKDYSLEWAEKVTGIPAESIKQAAAMWGQAKTSFMMHARGIEHHSKGVDNVLGCINLVLATGRIGKPYCGYGTITGQGNGQGGREHGHKCDQLPGNRDITNPEHRKYIADVWGIDEKDMPGKGLTAYEILEAIHRGEIKGLISICFNPVVSLPNNNMVREALEKLEYYVAIDFFLNETARHANVVLSGALHEEEEGTVTSAEGRVIKINAAVTPPGDARTDASILKELAARLGAGDKFAFKNSEAIFNELRVASKGGTADYYGITYERIVKNYGVFWPCPSLDHPGTPRLWEDRKFATPDGKAHFNPAPYRDPGEPTDKEYPVVLTTGRVVSQYLSGTQTRRIGKLLDQYPEPLLEIHPSLAQQFGIQDRDLVKVVTRRGEAEFPAQVVTTIRSDTVFIPYHWGGSKSANQLTIGNLDPISKIPEFKVCACKLIPLGRKAPPVSESDAYQSV
- a CDS encoding c-type cytochrome, whose translation is MKKNQQGQKIFESYCTACHKIEERFIGPGLKEVTTRRSPEWIMNMILNPDGMVKEDPIAKQLLQEYLSPMANQNLTEEQARQILEYFRTLSEVDSLNHQS